Sequence from the Gadus chalcogrammus isolate NIFS_2021 chromosome 21, NIFS_Gcha_1.0, whole genome shotgun sequence genome:
ccactgCCATTAGTCATAGCACAGCTGGTAGGATGTGCAGCGCAGGATTAAGAGTTAACTGCTGGAGCACGGCCATGGACGGGTTAAGGCCGGTCGGGAAGAGCAGAATTTAAAGAGTTCAttttcaaaaacacaaacattgtgTTGTACAATGTGGCccgtaaagccctttgagaataactgtgattaagggcgaCACCAATACAATGTACTTGGCTCGCgtctaatatatttttttgtttttttccgagAGGTATTTCATGACCAATTGTTTTGTTTGAAATATGAGGTTTGGAGCGGCCAAACGGAATAATCTACTGCTCGTGTATTATGTTATATAAAGCTGAGATATGGTTATCCTTTGCGTCTTCCAGCAGGATGGACCAAGATCGCCCGGTTGACTCGAGCCTTAACCAACAACCGCACAGTTGCCCAGCAGTTGACCCCACTGGGCAACCGATATCTCTACCTCCGAACTGGCAGAGGTGATTCCGTCTCCAAGGTGAAGATTGTCACTTGGCTCGAATGTGTTTGGACCGATCAGTAGGCCCCCATAACTTGTCCGCATAGCACTCCCGCGCCAGGGTTTCTTTGACTTTCAATCCCCATCAATATTGGACAAGGGTTGTTTTTGGTaagtagaaaaaataaaaaaaaaaataaaaaaagtgcaTTTCTGTTTCCCAACTTTCTTTTCCTTAACCCCGAAAGGCCCTTCAGCTTGGCTCGGACATCCTCCCTCCGTACAAACAAGAGGCCCCCAAGACCCCCCCGCACATCATCCTGCACTACTGCACCTTCAAGACCACCTGGGACTGGGTGATCCTCATCCTCACCTTCTACACGGCCATCATGGTGCCCTACAACGTGTCCTTCAAGCACAACAAGCCCAGCACCAACCTGGGCTGGCTGGTGGCCGACAGCGTGGTGGACATCATCTTCCTGGTGGACATCGTGCTCAACTTCCACACCACCTTCGTGGGGCCGTCCGGCGAGGTCATCTCCGACGCCCGGTCAATCCGCATGAACTACCTGAAGACCTGGTTCATGATCGACCTGCTGTCCTGCCTGCCCTACGACATCATCAACGCCTTCGAGCAAGGCGAGGAGgtataggggggggggctgggaggaggcgcGGGGCTAGGAGGATGAGGTTAAGTTAAGGCCAGGGTCAGATGGGGGGAGCTGGGTTAGGATAAGGAGGTTAACTTAAGGAAGGAGGTCAGTttaatgatgatgaagaggtgaaGTTAGGGAAGGAGGTTGTTACGATGAAGATGAGGTGGACTATTTTTCTATACGTTCCTATaagtatacatttttatttttgttttgttttcaatcCCAAGGATGCAAATGACTTCTAGTAGGGTCAAATAAATTcaaaaaaatatacacaaaaatcCTTCCAGGCTATTGCGAGTCGATAAATTTGAGATGTGCGAGGGGCCTAAAAACTCAAACGCTGCAGATATAACTATTCTTGGGCCCTACCTGGACGTAAAATTAGTTTCCTGTCTGCAATCTTGCGAActatctccctccctgccctaGGCCGGGCTGATGACGTCTGCAGCGGGGGCGACCGTTTTGGAAGTGGCTTCAATATTGTTGCATGTAGCGTCGTTGGCGTCGCCCCCTGGGTCAGAAATGCATGTGTATTCACTTTACCGTTTCGCCGTGTTTCAGCAGGAGTACATGAACGTCAACGCCTCGGCaacaagcccctcccccaggaACAGCACGAGGCCCGAGGACTCTATGCTACCCGTAAGAAATGAAGTGACACTCTAATGTGTTCCAGGAGTGACTTCAGGGTCGGTATGACAGTTGTCCTGGATGTACTTTGCTAACTCTCTCCTCGTCTACATTTAGGAGCGTACGTATTGTTCTAAAGAGAGGCTCATTCGAGGCGTAAATGTTAGAATTACTCAAGACAACATTTTGGGCTGAAGGAAACTCATTTACACACTagaaattaatatttttttgtatctCTTTAAGTAAATTCAATCTTTCACTCCtatcccccatctccccccccccccacgtcctcctcctcctccaccacatccaACACCCCCCTGGCCCTCACCTCAACCATATCGTCCTCCtcctgaccaccaccaccaccacctccaaccctctctcaccaccaccaccaccatctcctccaaccctctctcctctccccaccaccaccacaaccaccaccaccaccaccacctaaacaaccaccacctccacctcctctctccccaccaccaccaccaccacctaaacAACCAACCCACtcttcccaccaccaccaccactctcccCACCACCAATACCCctaacaccaccaccttcaccaccaacCAACTCCCCCTTACCCCAGGGCCTGAGCAGCCTCTTCAGCTCCCTGAAGGTGATCCGCCTCCTCCGGCTGGGCCGGGTGGCCCGCAAGCTGGACCACTACCTGGAGTACGGCGCGGccgtgctggtgctgctggtgtgCGTCTTCGGCCTGGTCGCCCACTGGCTGGCCTGCATCTGGTACAGCATCGGGGACCACGAGGTCATCGACCACGCCACCCACGCCATCAAGACCGACAGCTGGCTGTACCAGCTGGCGCTGAGCATGGGCACGCCGTACCGCTACAACGTGACGGGCTCGGGCCGCTGGGAGGGCGGGCCCAACAAGGAGACGCTGTACATCAGCTCGCTGTACTTCACCATGACCAGCCTGACGACCATCGGCTTCGGGAACATCGCGCCCACCACCGACGGCGAGAAGATCTTCAGCGTGGCCATGATGATGGTGGGATGTGAGTAGACGCGGGTGGGAGACGGGGCGATGTGTGTTCATGCCCCCACGAAACCCCCCAAAAAGTCGATGTTATCTGTAAATGGAgattttataaatgtatacGGCGGCGGTTTCGTAAAAGGAAAAGTTTTTGTCAAAGCTTTTCGGACAAAATAATTGGGCCGCAGTTTCCGAACCGTCAGCCCAATTATACGTTTCTATGTTTTCATTTACGATGTCtttaccaccacctccatggcTAGTGGTTTCTCATAGTCAAGTCATGCCTCATATTTACGTCAATTATCAATTCAAGTTTATTCTGTTCAATGGCTGTGTGGAGCTCGAGTCACATCGCTGGATCCTGACTTTTGGCTCTGTCTATTTTGGACGGGTTCACTTGTGAGGCTGATGCTGTCAGCTGGAGGGAACTTTATCAGCACCTGTCGTAGTACCAGCCTGAGTGATGGGACAGGACGGAGACCGCTAATTCGAACAGGATGCCTGCGCATCCCCACCGACACCCACAccgacaccaacacacagacacacattttaaCAGAGCAACTCCAACCATCTTTTAACCTCGGCTTCcaaaaccacaaccacaacaacaacaacaacagcttgtaacaaaccaaattaacaaacccaaacacattcttgtgtgtgtgtgtgtgcaagtctaTACATTCTGTGATGCACTTCAAACCAACCGTGCATCCTTGTATGCGCCGGGCGATCATCCATTGGTAATTCGTCTGCAGCAGACCCTCACAGgcagggaagagggggagagacaatcTGGGTGCATGATCATTGTGCATGAGGGACGCGATAATGCACTCCTCAACCCCGGGCCTTCGCTCTCACAGCGTGCACCAGGGGAACATATGTCTGAGGAAGGGTGCAGGGCTGAGAATTTGTGTGTTGATGTAGGACTGTAACCAGATGTTACCAATATGCGGTGCTCATACTGTATATTTCACTGTAACTCAAACAAAACGTATACTATTGTAGAAACCAGGGAGTATGGCTTCTTTAAGTGAGTTGTTTGGTGGGGAGATATTAATTTATGGCTTGAGAGCTGGAGCATCAACAGGTGCCTTGGAATGAGCAACGTGAATGATTTATGAAGAGCGCATTAGCTCCATTATCTCCTACCGTATATGAACAGGCAAGACGAACAACATTGACTGAGTCATAAAGAATGGAGCAGCGCATTCATGGGACATGAAGACTTTCCAAATatacacacgggcacacacgcaggcacacacgcaggcacacacacacacacacacacacacacacacacacacacacacggccttcTCACGAGCACACACTCATATGGATTTACGCACAcggcatgcacacgcacactcagcaCAAATCCAGTGTAGTGCCACACTGACTGGGCTCCACACTCTAAAGTTTAGTTCAACCTGAATTGCTGAAGGGCACAAtaaagtctccctctctcttcacgtCATAAGATACGATTAGATATGGAGTCTTATATTATGCTTTCCATATTTATCTTCTTTAAGCAGAATGTAGTCGTAGCGGCAAACTCCTGGGGGTCAGGAGATGGACAGCTCTGACAATGatgtatttttctctctctctctctctctctctctctctctctctctctctctctctctctctctctctctcctctctctctctctcctctctctctctcctctcctctctctctccctctctctctctctctctctctctctctctctctctctcctctctcctcctcctctccctctctctctccctctctcctcctcccctctcttcctctctcctctctctcctctctccctctctcctctccctcctcctccctctctctcctcctcctctctctctcccctcgctctctctatcctctcctctctcctctctctctccctctctctcctctcctcctctcccctcctcctctctctcctcccctctccctcctctctctccctcctccctctcccctctctctcctctctctctctctccctcctctctctctccatctccctctcctctcttctcctctctcctctccctctccctctctcctccctctctctctccctctctcacttctcccctcctctctctctccccctctcctctctcctccttatctctctctcctctcttctctctctctctctccctcctagtctctctcttctctcttctctctctctctcctcctcgccccccccccccagagtgttGTAATGACAGGCCGGATCACCTTGTCAAACGCCTCAACACAACTCTGACACAAATCCGCACGAGTCACAATGCGTCACTGGACCCCCGGTCTTGTCAGAAAGCATAATCGTCGGGCTCATCTAGGGGTGGAACACAACCACCCCACGACGAAACGAAAAATTGAGTTCTTTTGATGATCGATAGACTCAGAAGATGTGCTGGGGTCGGCACATTATGAGAACGTGGCCTTAGCTACACAATGTGTATGAGAACTCTTTATGTGTATACCGTGGGAGGGACAGACATGCAATGGAGATGCAATGCTCGATTTAAGCAGATTATTTAGTTTAGTTAGCTGACAGAGCTGAATAATTCTAGGACTAATATAGTGAACAGGTTGAGCTTGTTgtatctacatcgtttttttccAATTAATTCCACATCTCTGATGATTGCAAAATACCAAAGCAAAAGCATTGTACaccaataatacatttacaaaaCAATTTACCCCAAACCTATCGGTAACACAATTCCCTTGAAGCTGCTACATTGTcccaaaatataaaacatattttcaatgtAAAAACCTCAGCACCAGGACCTGCTAAAACTACTGCGCTGCGTGTTTCACTGTTTTCATAATTTGTCAATCTCCCCCTCCGAGCTCCCCCAGTTGCAACTCCGTCCACTTCCGACAATAATAGGGATGAGGAGAACACCAGCTGACAGCCTCGCCTCCagctccactccccccccccccccccccccccccccccccagcgccccaAAGTAAACATTCTTTTCCCTGGTATCGCGTTCTCCAATCCGGGAGCGACCGCTGTGTATACGCTATCAATGCACGCTTCAGTTACAGCCCCACCGATCGCCCGATAAAGATACCGTAATTATGCGCGGCAAGAGAGCGATTGCGGAAGAGTGCGTCGTAATAAAAAGGGAGCGATAGTTTGGCCCCTGGGGTTTGAGCGTAGGAAAATGGCCCCTGATGACCCATCAAGTCGGATCCGTCGGGCTAACCTCGGCGCACCGTGGAGCGCGGGGACCGCGGAGAGGGCTTCCTTCCTCTTGAGTGGGTGCCGCGTCACGGAATAAGTGATACTAACTGACTCATTGGGGTCGTGGCAGCGCTGTATCCTGGCGCCCCGGCCTGAGAACATGGAGCCTACATGTTCAATTAGGGTATAGGGCCGCTGTGGCCACAGCcttggagtgtgtgtctgtgtgtgtacgagttaacacacacatgtatatttgtgtgtgtgtgtgtgtgtgtgtgtgtgtgtgtgtgtgtgtgtgtgtgtgtgtgtgtgtgtgtgtgtgtgtgtgtgtgtgtgtgtgtgtgcacacacatgtatatgtgtgtgcacacacatgtatatgtgtgtgtgtttgtacacacatgtatatgtgtgtgtgtttgtacacacgtgtacatttgtgtgtgtgtgtgtgtgtgtttgtgtacgtacgtgtgtgtacatttatgtatgtctgactatgtatgtgtgtgggttctagtacacacacgtgcacatttgtgtgtttaagcgaccttgggtactatgaaaggcgctatataaatccaagttattattattaactatgTGTGAGCAAGTAAACACTCACGTGCGTGTTTaactttgtgtgtatgtaagttTATGTCCATGCGTTTGTTTTTAAGTTTATTTAAGTGTGTTTggtgaaacgtgtgtgtgcatgtctgtgcatgtACTGCAACCTCATGTTAACACATCTACATGCAAATTGTGATATTTAGTCATCCATATTGTAAAGAAAAGGTACTCTTTTCACTCATAGTGCCAAGATTCATTCAGGCTACTGCCGAACCCCATTCAGAGGGCATTGAACAGGAGCACTCTGGATTTGGTTCAAATCAGAGACAATAATAGGCGGGGCTTTGTGAAAGTGTGTAGAGCACTCATGCAATATTGACTCTGCTGTCTGCAGCTTTTAACATGAACGCGGCTATAAATAGGATGGTTTTATGTGGTTCAGGCTTTAAAGAACTGTTTGTTTGCATAATGTCGAACTGTAGAAATGTGCGTACAGCAAAACATGATTCAGTTGTACGCTTAGCTATGCAAAGTACTCATTATAACATCTTTGTGGCAGTCGTTTGCCCCACATGCATATGTAATAAGTACCTATAAGTAAACGTACATGTTCGTATTCCACTGGTTCAAAGAACTTTTGTGAGGGCCCAACTATAACTGTGTCATGTGAGCCTGCATTATTTTGTCTTAGCCGTTAGGTTTAAATGTAATCATGTTCGTGTTCCCTGGATTAATTTGTTTTGTATCTTCTCATTGTCATTTTCTATTTAATTGTTGTATTGTTGCATTTTCTGTATACTGTTATGCACAGCTCATCCCCCTTGTATATAATCGTGTCTTTCGTCTTGCTGATTTACTTTAGtaccatccatctatccacaACTTTTACCAGCCATATCCCCGTCCTGCCTTGTGCCCCGTTCTAAAaacccattcactctttccccTTCCATTCCAGCCTTGCTCTACGCGACCATATTTGGAAACGTCACCACCATCTTCCAGCAGATGTACACCAACACCAACCGCTACCACGAGATGCTGAACAACGTGCGGGACTTCCTGAAGCTCTACCAGGTGCCCAGGGGCCtgagtgagagggtgatggACTTCATCGTGTCCACATGGGCCATGTCCAAGGGCATCGACACAGATAAGGTGACTACAGATCCCAACtcagcagagtgtgtgtgtgtgtgcgtgtgtgtgtgtgtgtgtgtgtgtgtgtgtgtgtgtgtgtgtgtgtacaaccaGAATCATGAGTCATGTATTTTATGATCTGTATTGTAACTGTattttactactactactactactaaataattcatattaatatattagatattaattacaattaaaatatgattattatttttgtgttttaataataattCTAACTGATTATGCATACGTTAAATGCTGCTTATCCAGCATATGGTCAGCATAAGCATGACCCATCCGCGAACCCACAGCGGCACGTCATGTCACGTGTTGCCATGCAACGTCCAAAGGTGCACCTCAGAGCAAGTGGCTTGGAGTAGCCTCTCACCTAgcgaacataaaaaaaatgctatCATCTCTAGAGATCGTAAAAGaatagaaagacagaaagaaagaggatGCTCAGATTGGCAGGCCGACGTGGAAAGATAAACCCCAACAGGCCTCAAAGGTTACAGATTGGACCATTTATCATCCAGGTTCACGGGAATCTCTCGTGAACCTGAATGCGTTGTCCTGCAGTAGCACCGCGTACTCTATACTCTACACTCAGTCCACTTGTTGTGTTGTAACAGTTCTGTGTCCTAATGAACCTCATCCTCGCGCTTAATCTGTCCTGTCTCCGTCGACTCCCTCTCAGGTTCTCTCCATTTGTCCCAAAGATATGCGGGCGGACATCTGCGTGCACCTGAACCGCCAGGTGTTCAACGACCACCCGGCCTTCCGGTTGGCCAGCGACGGGTGCCTGCGCTCGCTGGCCGTGGAGTTCCAGACCACCCACTGCGCTCCCGGCGACCTCATCTTCCACATCGGCGAGAGCGTGGACACCCTGTGCTTCGTTGTGTCGGGCTCGCTCGAGGTCATCCAGGACGACGAGGTGGTCGCCATCTTGGGTGAGCCGTGTACGCGGTCGGGTCGGTTGGTTGGGTCGGTCGGTACATTGGTACGAGTCTCTGCCTCTTCCGTTCATCTCAGGAGaaactaggaggagccggggattgaacaagcaaccttccggtcaccaGCAAACCCaatctacctcctgagctaacgCCGCCGCCAATCAAGATGCTGCAGGGGTCAAGATGCTACGTTATACGATGTAATGCGCCACTAGCACACTGTTATTATCAGCTGCTTTTGGCTGGGTTGTCGATGCGGAGGGTCGCCCGTCAGCGGTGCTTCACAGATAGCCTGCTAAACTCATGAAAAGAATCTAGACCATTGTAGCTCTGCAAGTCAATGGAGGCGGCTAACAGAAAGCAAATGCTAATCAAGCAAACGCGCCGTCCCGACTCACAATGATTCATTTGGAATTCAACAACTTATCAGAACCTAGGTAGGAAAGGCAAACGTAAATCTACAGGTATCAGGGCTATATTTCAAGTATTGTTCggccaatgtttttttgtgatgCATATCAAATCGAGACATCTTCTGGACAAATAGGCGGTACTTAACACTCTGTATGGAAAATCTGGTGAGGTACTAGAAGGTCATCGACTGGTATCTGAATCTTCAGGATGTACGCAATAGCTTATCCCAGTGCTAAGGGGGGCAAAAAGGAGAACGCTCTGTGTGGGTTGAAGGGAAGTTATGTAATGTTCTGattcatacacatacatgtgAGGTGAGCACAGTGGGAAGGTGCATTGAAGGCTATGAGTTATGGTGACCTATAAGGGAGAAATGCTTTCATAGTCATTGAAATACCTAGACGGTTATTATCATAGCGCTTTGAGATCGGTCCCAATGAAAAGCTCATTAAATGtttgatttattattgttaatattatGAGTTACACTCATCTGGGAGAGGTCATGAACTATTGTTAGTGGTGCCCACTATATCGGCCTTCATCTATTATTCCGGCTGTCCATTAATTCTGATCTTGTGGTGCTCGCTGCATTGCTAATGTATTTGTTGCTAATGCATTACATAGGGTACTATTTCCAAAAGCACTTATAAGCAACTTCAGAAGGTAGAAACTAGGAAAATAATGAGGCTGGTCAAAAGGCTGAAAAGCATAACATTTAAAATTCAGTACCTCCAGGTGACATAATAACCAGGAGATTGCGTTGACATTTTGCTAACAAGCGCAGGATTCAATAGTTAAGATGACTCAAAGTATTGAGTCCAGACTATGGAGGGGTCAAAGGAACTGTGCTATAGTGCTGCATTCCTCGGATACATCCGAGACAGAgaacatggggagggggggtcaatGGGTTTATAGTGCTCCCCTGAACGCAGTAGCAAACAGTGACTTTTAGTTTACTGTCTCCTTTCTTTAGTACTACAAAGGTTACCCATGACAATTCCAGCTCTAAAACAACATTAAGACGCTTTAAGTGTTTGTTGAGATTCAATAAATTAAAATGGGAATAACTGGAAGGGCCCCTAAATATTTTGAACAtcaaaaatatttgaatatcttaTGCCTCCTTCGATGGCCTAACATATTctagatttgatttaaaataaaattagacattttattaattttattgTTTTAGATGCCTCTGCCTGACCTTGAACGTGATGTCTTTTGGAGCCTGGTTTCAGGTAAACAAAACATAATTATTTTTGGTACCTGGTTTCAGCTAAACATGAAGTTTCTTGGCACCTGGTTTCAGGTAAACAATGTTTTTGGTCACCTGGTTTCAGCTAAAGGTTATGTTTCTTGGCGCCTGGTTTCAGGAAAACATGTTTCTTGTCGCCTGGTTTCAGGTCAACTTGATGTTTCTTGGCACCTGGTTTCAGGTAAACTTGATGTTTCTTGGCACCTGGTTTCAGGTAAACTTGATGTTTCTTGGCACCTGGTTTCAGGTAAACTTGATGTTTCTCGTCGCCTGGTTTCAGGTAAACTTGATGTTTCTTGGCACCTGGTTTCAGGTAACCTTGATGTTTCTTGGTACCTGGTTTCAGGTAAAGGCGATGTGTTTGGAGACGTGTTCTGGAAGGAGACGAGCCCGGCGCGAGCGTCGGCCAACGTGCGCGCCCTCACCTACTGCGACCTCCACGTGATCCGGCGAGACGCGCTGCTGCGGGTGCTCGAGTTCTACACCGCATTCGCCAGCTCCTTCTCCCGCCACCTCATCCTCACCTGCAACCTACGCAAGCGGGTCAGAACTCATCCCTCATTGGCAATTCGATCTCCTGAGCGTTTGTTATTTGTCTTCCGCTTAAAAATCTCCCAGTTCTAGAAACGATCATCAAATGGGCTTCATTCATTAAAATTTCTAAGCCATTGGGTAAAGAAGTTCCCACTTTGTACATATTAATAGATTCAGTTTCGGCCTAAATTTGGATACGCTGAGAGATGGGGCCTCTGAGATTGAGGGTGTGCTGCCTAAAAACAAACAGGGAACGGGAGAAAGGGTGCAGTCAGCAGTAAATTCACCACCTCTGCCAGACGTGTTCACTAGTACTTTAGAGGAAGAGGTTGTAAATGAGGTTGTAAATTATGCATGGGTAGTGAGGAAACAAGCATACAGCCAGTTTAGTTTTAGGCTCCACACGGTAGACTTAGATCAGGGTTAGCAGATGTATTAGCTTCACCTGGTGTTTAACAGTTGGACATCTCCTTCCACAAGGTCAATGCGTATGGGCTCTGGCACTAGATGAATGATATCACAAAGATATAAAAAGCTCTGCATTATTGTCCACGCAAAGAAGCTCCATGTTAAAGATGGTACTCTATTATTCCCAGACGGGAATACAGCTTATATCGAAATGTGTACATTCCTTCCACATTGTGCTGCTTTGTAGGAATCAAAACACGTAACACAATTTACTCAGTAAAAGCAATCTGCAATCTGTGTAGAAGGGACCACACTGCAAAGGTAGCATTGTCTCAAAGTGATGGTTCACTTGATCCAACCAAAACAAACGGGATCTTTCTCCCGCTCCCACAGATCATCTTCAGGAAGATCTCCGacgtgaagaaggagaaggagcacCAGAGGGACCAGGTCGCCCTCTCCATCCCCGACGACCATCCCGTCCGCAAGCTCTTCCAGAAGTTCCGGAATCAGCGGGACGTCCAAACCCCGGGAGACATCGACATGTACCCCCGACAAAACTGCAACGTACTCGAGCCCAATGCCGAGCCACAGAGTGACTCTTCCCTCTACCTGCAGAGCCCCGAGTCCTCCATGCAGGACTCCCCGGCCAACGGGAACGCTAGCGTCGACCCTAGTGCCATTACCCTCTCCTGCTCAAAGAATTCATTGCAGGTCCTACATCATCGTCTTGTTCATgttgcatgtgtatgttgtgGGTCACGTGTTCAAGCGACTGTGACTTTGAATTTCccctggggatcaataaagtatcaatgtatcatctatctatctatctatctatctatctatctatctacagaTTCACCCGGAGAAGTTGGACCGGGTTGGCATGCAAGAGGCGTTGGAGCTGAAACCAAAGGGCGGCGTGGAGGGTAAAGAGATCCTCAGCCCCAAGCGTCccagcggcggaggaggaggcgttgGTGTTGGCCGTGGCTGGGCCAAGTTCAGGAGCCCCGCGGCAGTGGCTCCTGCGCCCCCGCCGGtaaagcagagagaggaggagaagtgggTCGAGGGATCCATGTCCATGGGCCACCTGAGTACGACGGACGGCAAGGGCCTTCAACCGGCACGTGGGCACGCGGGCAGCGGAGGGTTCAGCGACGCCGGAGAAGGCGACGAAGAGAAGAGCGCCCTGCACAAAACGGAGTCGTGCGACAGCGGCATCACAAAGAGCGACCTGCGCATCGACCGGGCCGGGGATTCGCGCAGCTCGTTTGAGCGCAGCCCTTTGGAGCGCAGCCCGTTCGGACAAGTCCCGGGGCTGGACGCTGAGGGCGTGCTCAGGCACTCCTTCACGCAGCCCGTGAGCGAGCAGGCGTTGTTCCACGCCACGCTTCACCAAACCAAGCTAGAGATAAAGGGGGACATTAAGATGCTCAGTTGCCAGCTCTCGGTGCTCGAGGTGCAAGT
This genomic interval carries:
- the LOC130374157 gene encoding potassium voltage-gated channel subfamily H member 5-like, producing the protein MHGGKRGLVAPQNTFLENIVRRSNETSFLLGNAQILEWPVVYSNDGFCKLSGYHRAEVMHKSSTCNFMYGELTDRGTIDKIRQTFDSYESSFVEVLLYAKNRTPIWLYMQVAPIRNENDKVVLFLCSFRDITLFKQPVEEEESNKGWTKIARLTRALTNNRTVAQQLTPLGNRYLYLRTGRGDSVSKHSRARALQLGSDILPPYKQEAPKTPPHIILHYCTFKTTWDWVILILTFYTAIMVPYNVSFKHNKPSTNLGWLVADSVVDIIFLVDIVLNFHTTFVGPSGEVISDARSIRMNYLKTWFMIDLLSCLPYDIINAFEQGEEGLSSLFSSLKVIRLLRLGRVARKLDHYLEYGAAVLVLLVCVFGLVAHWLACIWYSIGDHEVIDHATHAIKTDSWLYQLALSMGTPYRYNVTGSGRWEGGPNKETLYISSLYFTMTSLTTIGFGNIAPTTDGEKIFSVAMMMVGSLLYATIFGNVTTIFQQMYTNTNRYHEMLNNVRDFLKLYQVPRGLSERVMDFIVSTWAMSKGIDTDKVLSICPKDMRADICVHLNRQVFNDHPAFRLASDGCLRSLAVEFQTTHCAPGDLIFHIGESVDTLCFVVSGSLEVIQDDEVVAILGKGDVFGDVFWKETSPARASANVRALTYCDLHVIRRDALLRVLEFYTAFASSFSRHLILTCNLRKRIIFRKISDVKKEKEHQRDQVALSIPDDHPVRKLFQKFRNQRDVQTPGDIDMYPRQNCNVLEPNAEPQSDSSLYLQSPESSMQDSPANGNASVDPSAITLSCSKNSLQKLDRVGMQEALELKPKGGVEGKEILSPKRPSGGGGGVGVGRGWAKFRSPAAVAPAPPPVKQREEEKWVEGSMSMGHLSTTDGKGLQPARGHAGSGGFSDAGEGDEEKSALHKTESCDSGITKSDLRIDRAGDSRSSFERSPLERSPFGQVPGLDAEGVLRHSFTQPVSEQALFHATLHQTKLEIKGDIKMLSCQLSVLEVQVSEILRLLSVKRRLSLPQTSTPKRIKSPGFVCVPEPISPDMDDGPF